TGCTGGCCGCGGACGTGACCGCGACGCTGGCGCTGCCGGTCTTCGACAACTCCGCGATGGACGGTTACGCCGTGCGCGCCGACGAGGTCGTCGGCGCAACGGCCGAGCATCCCGTGAGATTGCCTGTCGCCGACGACATTCCGGCGGGCCGGACCGACATTCCAGAGCTGTCTGCCGGAACCGCGCATCGGATCATGACGGGGGCGCCCGTCCCGGCCGGAGCGACGGCGATCGTGCCTGTCGAGGCGACCGACGGCGCCACCGACGTCGTTGCGATCACCGCGCCGAGCGCCGAGGGGAGCTTCATCCGGCACGCGGGTGAGGACGTCGAGGCGGGCGCCGCCGTGCTGCGGGCCGGACAGCAGGTGACCCCGGCGGTGGTCGGTCTGGCCGCCGCGATCGGACTGCACCAGCTGACCGTGATCCCACGGCAGCGGGTCCTGGTGATCTCGACCGGCTCGGAACTCGTATCACCCGGGGCCACGCTGCAGCGCGGGCAGATCTACGAATCGAATTCGAGCATGCTGGCCGCCGCCGTTCGCGGCGCGGGAGCGGAGGTGGTCGCCGCGGTAACCGTCGGTGACGAAGTCGCGGATTTCACCGGTGTTCTCGACCGATACGCCACCGCCGCGGACCTGATCATCACCAGCGGCGGGGTCAGCGCCGGCGCCTACGAGGTGGTCAAGGATGCCTTCGGACGAACCGGTGATCAGGGCGTCGAGTTCGTCAAGGTGGCGATGCAACCCGGCATGCCGCAGGGCATCGGCCGGGTCGCCGGAACACCGATCGTCACCGTGCCGGGAAACCCGGTGAGCGCGTTGGTGTCGTTCGAGGTGTTCATCCGCCCGGCGCTACGGGGGGCCATGCGGCTGCCCCACCCCGACCGGCCGCGGCGTTCGGCCGTGCTGATCGACGGGCTGAGCGCCCCGGCCGGCAAACGCCAGTTCCGCCGCGGGGTGTTCGACGCCGCCGCCGGCACGGTGAGAAGCCACGGGCCGGCGGGTTCGCATCACATGCGCTATCTGGCGTCAGCGAACTGCTTGATCGACATCCCGGTCGATACCACGGAGGTTTCCGCCGGCTCGCAGGTCCACATCTGGGACATCGGCTGACGCGACTGCGAAGATGAACTGCCATGTCTGACCACGCGCCCA
This genomic stretch from Mycobacterium paraterrae harbors:
- the moeA gene encoding molybdopterin molybdotransferase MoeA; protein product: MRSVEEHQRAVAELIGAGTAAPLGLRDAEGLVLAADVTATLALPVFDNSAMDGYAVRADEVVGATAEHPVRLPVADDIPAGRTDIPELSAGTAHRIMTGAPVPAGATAIVPVEATDGATDVVAITAPSAEGSFIRHAGEDVEAGAAVLRAGQQVTPAVVGLAAAIGLHQLTVIPRQRVLVISTGSELVSPGATLQRGQIYESNSSMLAAAVRGAGAEVVAAVTVGDEVADFTGVLDRYATAADLIITSGGVSAGAYEVVKDAFGRTGDQGVEFVKVAMQPGMPQGIGRVAGTPIVTVPGNPVSALVSFEVFIRPALRGAMRLPHPDRPRRSAVLIDGLSAPAGKRQFRRGVFDAAAGTVRSHGPAGSHHMRYLASANCLIDIPVDTTEVSAGSQVHIWDIG